The DNA segment CTTGCCCGCCAGCTTGCCGGGTAGCTCAGCCAGCCAGTAGGAGGGGTCCAGTTCGCTCAATGCCAGTTGGCTGTCCCAGCCCACGCCGTTGGCGAAATCGACTTTCACCTGGCCCTGGGCCTTGCCCTGCCCGGCCTTTAGCAACAAGTCCGACAGGGTGACGCTGGCGAGGTCGCCGGCCACCGGACTGCCGAGGCTGAAGTCGCCTGCCGGCCCCTTGAGCCGGGCATCGAACCGGCCCTCGTATCGCGAGTCGGCGTAACGCATCTCGGCATCGAGCTGCTGCAAGTCCACGGGCGGTGGTTGTTCCTGGGGGAACAGCCGCTGCCAGGGAAACTCCCGCCATTGCAGGTGGCTGTCGACGGCCAGTTCCCGCTGCCAGTCGACGCGCCCCTGCAGTGCCAGGGTCTGCTGGGAGTCGCCAGTCAGCAGGAGCTGCTGAATATCCGCGTGCTTGGCATCGACCCGCCCAGCCAGATCCAGCGCCACGGCGCCGCCTTCTCCCGGCAGGCTGGCCTTGCCCTGCACGGCATAGCCGGCCTTGAGGTCGCCTTTGGCGTTGAGGACTACCTGATTGAGGGTCAGGGTGTCCGGCAGGTCCGCACTGGCCTTGAAACCATCGGTCCTCAGGATCGCACTGGCCGGCAGGTTCTCCGCCAGGGGACGCAGCTCGCCATCGAGGCGCCCATTGAGATAGCCGCTGCTGTCGGCCTGAAGCTTAAGCGTTCCCTGCAGATCCCCGTCCGCCTTCAACGCCAATTTCCAGGGCGTATCTCCCGGTGCGAGTAGCTGCAGGCTGCCCTGCACGGCCAGCGGCCATTTCCCCTCGGGGCGAAGCGTGCCCTGGAGTTCCAGGGCCAGGTCATCGCGGCGCAGGTTGAGACGTTCGAGGTGAAGGCCATCCGCCTGCCACCGCGCCACCAGCACCAGTTGCTGGAGCTGGTCATTGCCATCGAGCAGGAAACGGCCGATGCGCACCTGCCCGATCTCCAGCGCCAACGGCAAGCGCAGCTCCGGCAGGCTGATGGCGCCGCTGCTTTCATCCTGGGACGGCGGCAGATCGAGGCGGATGCTGTCGCTGGCCAGTTCATTGATACAGAGGGTGCGACGCAACAGGCAGGCGGGAGACCAGTCCAGCAATGGTGCTTGCAGCTCCAGCGCGGTGCCATCCTGCTGCCAGGACAGCCGGGTGGCGCTCCAGCGCCCACCCAGCGTACCGCTGAAGTCGTCCACTTCCAGTCCCGGCACATGGCCAAGCGCCCAGCGCCCACCGGCCTCGGTGAATAGCAGTGCTGCCGGGATCGCTACCACCGCCGCCAGTACGGCGGCCAGCCCCGCGAGCCCGTACTTCAGCGCGCGCTTCACAGTTCCGGCCCCATGGAGAAGTGAATGCGGTAGCCGCCCGGATCATCCAGTGCCTTGGCCAGGTCGAGCCGGATCGGCCCCACCGGGGATACCCAGCGCACGCCAAAACCGGCGCCGGTCTTCATCGCGGCATTGAGCGAATCCATGGCGTTGCCACGGTCGACGAAGGCTGCCAGGCGCCACTTCTCCGTAATCGGGTACTGATACTCGGCGCTGCCCACCAGCAGGTAGCGGCCACCGACTTTCTTGCCGTTGCGGTCTTCGGGCGACAGGGTCTGATAGTCATAGCCGCGCACGCTCTGGTCACCCCCCGCAAAGAAGCGCAAGGACGGCGGGATGGCATCGAAATCGGTCGTGGCGATGCCGCCGGCCTGCACCCTGCCGAGGACGCGATGGCCTCCCGGCAAGGTATAGAGGCCCTTGGCCATGGCGCTGGCGTAGGTGAAATCGGTGTCGGAGAGAATCCCCTCCTTGGCGCCACGGACATCGAACTGCAGCGAATAGCCGCGATTGGGGTCGAGCTTGTTGTCGCTGCGGGTCACGCCATAGCTGATGCCGGGAATGAGGAAGCTGCTGCGGCCGTCGTCACTGCCGTCGCCGAAGTCGAAGGCCTCCTGCTCCCAGCGCAGGGAAACCACCCGCTGCCAGTCACTGGGCAACTTGGACTGCCACTGCCCGCCGAGGGTGAAGCGCCGGCTCTCCACGTCCACCAGGTTTTCCCGCTGCAAGCCGCTGGAAAAGCGCAGGGTGTCCGTCAGCGGTGGGTCCAGGGGGATCTCGTACCACGCGCCGACGTTTTGTCGCACCGGCGATACCTCAGTTTCGGTGCCGAGGCGGTGGCCTTGCGGGTTGATCCAGTGGCGGGTCCAGTTGGCGCGGGCACGAGGCCCCACGTCGGTGGAGAAGCCGACACCCAGGCCCACGGTGCGCGGCTTCACCGCGGCCAGCTTGACCTTCACCGGTATCAGGCGACCGCCACCCTTCACCGGACTGGCGTCCACCCGCACTTCATCGAAGTAGCCGCTGGCCTGGAGGTTCTGACTGAGCCTGGCGACCTGGTCGGAGTCGTAGGGGGTATTGACCGGGAACGGCACCAGCCGGGAAAGCAGGTCCGGGTCGAAGGGGGTGTCGCCGTCGAAGCTGACCGGGCCCAGGCTGTAGCGCGCACCGCTCTCGTACACCAGTTCGATATCGGCGACGCCAGCGCGCGGGTCGATGTCCAGCCGCTGGCGGGTCAAGCGGCCATCGAAGAAGCCGTAACGCAGACCCTGGTTCAGGATCAGCTTCTTGGCGTCTTCATAGGCGCCGTGGTTGAGCTGCGCACCTGCCTTCAGTGCCTTGCTCCCGGGCACGCGGAACGCCTTGAGCGCACTGGCCTCGCCCTCGATCCGCACCACCACGTTGCGCAGCCGCACAGGTTCGCCGGGCACTACCAGCAGGTGCAGGGACGGGGCCTTGCCACCTTCGACGCGGCTGTCGATTTCAGTCTGGTAATAGCCGAGCGCCTGGGCCGCCTGCTGCGCCTGCTCTTCGGCGGAGCGCCGGAAGCGTCGCAGGGCCTCTTCGTTACGATCGCCAAGAGCGCCGATATAAGCCTCGATGTTGGCCTTCAGCGTCGCATTGGCAGGCTCGACCTTCACATCCAACGTGGCTTTGGCCAGCGCCAGACAGCTCGTGCAAAGCAGACCCAGCAGCAGCGGGCCGCGCAATCCTTGGCAAAAATTCATGCGCGGCATGCTAACACGGCAACCTGTGAATTCCGCTCAGCCGCTGGCCTGAACCAGGGGGCGCGGATTGGGATGGAAAAACACATGCTCGACGACCGGTCCGAGCGCCACCTCCCCTACTTCCTCATAGCCCTGGCGTTTGTAGAATTCCAGATAGCGCACGTTGCCGGTATCCAGCACCACGCCCTGGGAGCTGTTGTCGTCGGCACACCAGTTGTGCAACGCCTCCAGCAATTGCTCGCCGAGGTGGCGCCCCTGGAATTCCGGGTGAATGCCCAGCAATGGCAGCACGTGGTACGGACCGGGCGGCAGGCAGGCGAGTACGGCGTCGTGGTAGTCGAGGTAACGGCGGGTGCAACGGAAGCCGGTGGTC comes from the Pseudomonas sp. TCU-HL1 genome and includes:
- a CDS encoding autotransporter assembly complex protein TamA, with amino-acid sequence MNFCQGLRGPLLLGLLCTSCLALAKATLDVKVEPANATLKANIEAYIGALGDRNEEALRRFRRSAEEQAQQAAQALGYYQTEIDSRVEGGKAPSLHLLVVPGEPVRLRNVVVRIEGEASALKAFRVPGSKALKAGAQLNHGAYEDAKKLILNQGLRYGFFDGRLTRQRLDIDPRAGVADIELVYESGARYSLGPVSFDGDTPFDPDLLSRLVPFPVNTPYDSDQVARLSQNLQASGYFDEVRVDASPVKGGGRLIPVKVKLAAVKPRTVGLGVGFSTDVGPRARANWTRHWINPQGHRLGTETEVSPVRQNVGAWYEIPLDPPLTDTLRFSSGLQRENLVDVESRRFTLGGQWQSKLPSDWQRVVSLRWEQEAFDFGDGSDDGRSSFLIPGISYGVTRSDNKLDPNRGYSLQFDVRGAKEGILSDTDFTYASAMAKGLYTLPGGHRVLGRVQAGGIATTDFDAIPPSLRFFAGGDQSVRGYDYQTLSPEDRNGKKVGGRYLLVGSAEYQYPITEKWRLAAFVDRGNAMDSLNAAMKTGAGFGVRWVSPVGPIRLDLAKALDDPGGYRIHFSMGPEL
- a CDS encoding GNAT family N-acetyltransferase; the encoded protein is MPGYIPTAPVEVRLLNGGYAREARSLLYHAYRHEPTFAYLFEAERPGYDQRVRATVRELVQQHFLEDLPAIGLLIEERLVGLALIAPPQRRLDITESWGWRLRMLLTTGFRCTRRYLDYHDAVLACLPPGPYHVLPLLGIHPEFQGRHLGEQLLEALHNWCADDNSSQGVVLDTGNVRYLEFYKRQGYEEVGEVALGPVVEHVFFHPNPRPLVQASG